The genomic segment GAACACTTCTTGCTGCTTCCGTGCTTTTAAGAATCAAGTCTGAAAGGCTCCTTGAACCAGCTACAATAGAGGAGGAGTTCTTTGAAGCTGTCGAAGATTCCTGTGAAGAACAAAATTATGTGACAGTACCGCCCATCAGGGAGCCTCTTAGAAGAAGAGAAGAGAGAAAAACAAGCATCTTCGAGCTGGTTGAATCTCTCCAGCAGGCAATGCATGAAGAGCTTATAAAGAAGAACTTTCCGAGAAAGAGAAGGAGTAAACCCAGGCTTTTAATAGAGGTGGATGAGAACAGTATAAAAGAGAAGATGGAGACTGTTTATCTGAAGGTCAGGAGCCTCGGGAGCTATGAGCAGATAATACGCTTCGAGGAGATTATCAAAAATGAAAACAGGCTTGAAATTATTGAAACTCTTATCTCTCTGCTCTATCTTGATTATGAAGGCAAGATAAGGGTGTGGCAGGAGGAAATATTTGGTGAAATTTTTATTACAATTTTTGATGAAAGTCAAGCTCCAGGTTAAAAATAGCATAAAAGAGAAGGAAAAACCAGAAGCACCATCCAAGCCCAGAGAGATATGCGGCCCAACACTCATTTCACTTCTTGCGGCAATTCCCCTTGTTCTCAGAAGGAGGAGAAGAATATAGGTGGTAAATTCACCTATTGCCCTTACTGAATAGAGGTATAAGGAAGGGTACCTCTTTCTTATACTCCCTGTACCCTTCCAGCTCATCTTCCAGCTTATTTTCTTCCAGAAGGGCACCGGAAATGAGATAAAGGGTTAATAAAAGGTATACCTCAAAATCTAAAAGAGAAATTAGTTGCGAGGCCCACATAAAGATAATCCCTCCGAGATACTGGGGATGCCTTACAATGCCATACAAACCCTCTTTAAATAACCTGCTCCTCGACTTTTTCAAGCCGAGAAAGCTTCCTATACCTGACTGTACAAAGGCAGCCAGAAATATGGATATACCTGAAAACTTCAGTATAAAAATCAGAAAAAGAGCAAGGCCTTCGAATCTGACAATAACTTCACTTTCTGCTCTGTGTGTCAGCCAGTAAA from the archaeon BMS3Bbin15 genome contains:
- a CDS encoding NnrU protein, translating into MYIEIFFLFLCFVFIHSLTASRSFKNSLITRLEITPETYRLGYNLLSIISFLPFFLYWLTHRAESEVIVRFEGLALFLIFILKFSGISIFLAAFVQSGIGSFLGLKKSRSRLFKEGLYGIVRHPQYLGGIIFMWASQLISLLDFEVYLLLTLYLISGALLEENKLEDELEGYREYKKEVPFLIPLFSKGNR
- a CDS encoding segregation and condensation protein A, which encodes MLESEFYPELHPVDILIDLVISDEVDPWDINLEELTRKFIENVRQMVKLNLRLSGRTLLAASVLLRIKSERLLEPATIEEEFFEAVEDSCEEQNYVTVPPIREPLRRREERKTSIFELVESLQQAMHEELIKKNFPRKRRSKPRLLIEVDENSIKEKMETVYLKVRSLGSYEQIIRFEEIIKNENRLEIIETLISLLYLDYEGKIRVWQEEIFGEIFITIFDESQAPG